A single window of Gossypium hirsutum isolate 1008001.06 chromosome A10, Gossypium_hirsutum_v2.1, whole genome shotgun sequence DNA harbors:
- the LOC107897869 gene encoding uncharacterized protein codes for MSSLGTSKGVLEIAKFGLYVTIPIVLIYTFAKNTKNLQKLMGNRSYIVYPPEGPRPPSPEELREMARELARKRNNH; via the exons ATGTCTTCTTTAGGCACTTCAAAGGGTGTTCTTGAAATCGCCAAATTCGGTCTCTATGTTACGATCCCTATCGTTCTTATATACACTTTCGCCAAGAACACCAAGAATCTCCAGAAATTAATGGGAAAT CGTTCGTATATAGTGTATCCTCCAGAGGGACCACGACCTCCATCACCGGAGGAATTAAGGGAGATGGCTCGGGAGCTAGCTAGGAAGAGAAACAACCATTGA